A genomic segment from Gemmatimonadaceae bacterium encodes:
- a CDS encoding Ig-like domain-containing protein, with protein WASTNTVVATVSATGSVTAVATGNAGVTATAEGQSGTANVAVSTPPPPGNWPNEPAGFRTLTDVNWSTLTPGGGWDNNTGTRNAAIIADAAAPFSPPSIFQITFPQGFAGGSDPVKYWFDAPNNEQPTELYYAQWIKVSNPWQGHSSGVNKIIYFNTGNTTQAVLMVMFGSSAPYHLRYELELTDPTIWLSQNVANPEFTLGTWHLVEVYMKFGAGSTGTFRSWFDGAKVMEYTNINYPNNWFGEIQIAPVWGGIGDTKGETDYYWIDHIHISRP; from the coding sequence TGGGCGAGCACGAATACCGTCGTGGCCACCGTCTCGGCCACCGGCTCGGTGACGGCCGTCGCCACCGGAAATGCCGGTGTCACGGCGACGGCCGAAGGGCAGAGCGGCACGGCGAACGTAGCCGTCTCGACGCCCCCACCGCCGGGGAACTGGCCGAATGAACCAGCGGGCTTCCGCACCTTGACCGATGTGAATTGGTCGACGCTCACGCCGGGTGGGGGATGGGACAACAATACCGGGACGCGCAACGCCGCGATCATTGCAGATGCGGCGGCGCCGTTCTCCCCGCCCTCGATCTTTCAGATCACGTTCCCGCAGGGCTTCGCTGGCGGCTCGGACCCGGTCAAGTATTGGTTCGACGCGCCCAATAACGAACAGCCGACGGAGCTGTATTATGCGCAGTGGATCAAGGTCTCGAATCCGTGGCAGGGCCATTCGTCCGGCGTGAACAAGATCATCTACTTCAACACCGGCAACACCACCCAAGCCGTGCTGATGGTGATGTTCGGCAGCAGCGCGCCGTACCACCTGCGCTATGAGCTGGAACTGACCGATCCGACCATTTGGCTCAGTCAGAACGTGGCCAATCCGGAGTTCACGTTAGGGACGTGGCATCTGGTCGAGGTGTACATGAAGTTCGGCGCGGGCTCGACGGGGACGTTCCGCTCGTGGTTCGATGGCGCGAAGGTGATGGAGTACACGAACATCAACTACCCCAACAACTGGTTTGGTGAGATCCAGATTGCGCCGGTCTGGGGCGGCATCGGGGACACGAAGGGTGAGACCGACTACTACTGGATCGATCACATCCACATCAGCCGGCCATAG